The [Clostridium] celerecrescens 18A genomic sequence GAATGAATTTGTGCGTTCTATCGAATATAACTTACCTTTGGCGGTAACCGGTCAGGAAGCCGTAGAAGCATTGAAGGTAGTATTGTCGGGCATACAGTCATCTAAGTCAGGACAGCCGGTGAGCTTATAGCGGTATGCCATTCCAACTTAAGTGTAATAAAAAAAACAAGACGAGAGGTGCAGGGGTTCATAACCCCGTTGATGCCATTCGCAGAAAGGCAAACTATAAAGAATGAAGAATATAAAAATAGGTGTAATCAGCTTTGAACATATGCATGCTGTAAGTTATACAAAAGCCCTGCTGGCGCTTCCGGGAGTGGAGCTTTTGGGCATAGCCGACGAGGACGAATTTCGGGGAACTAAGATGGCTTATGAGTTTAATACCAAATATTTTAAGGATTACCATGACCTTCTTAATGAAGCAGTGGACGGGGTTATTATCTGTACCAACAATAAAATGCACTGTCAGGTGTCGGTTGATGCCGCACGAAAAGGAAAACATATTTTGGTTGAGAAGCCTTTTGCCCTGACTGCGGCTGAGGCCAAGCAGATGGTTAAGGCCGCAGATGAGGCCGGAGTCCGTATTATGAATGCATTTCCCATGCGCTTTAACCCGAATATTACGGCCGCAAGGGAGATAGTGGAACGCGGGGAAATAGGGGATATTTTAAGCATAACAGGCATTAACCACGGGAAAATACCGTCCGGTTGGTTTTTGAATAAGGAACTGTCGGGAGGCGGCGGAGTGATGGATCATACCGTTCATCTGGCTGACTTGATTCGCTGGTTTACAAATAGCGAGTACCGTTCGGTTTACTGTGAAAGCGGTAATCTGATTCATAACCGGCAGATCGATGACTGCGGAATAGTCATGGCTGAAATGGAAAGCGGAGCGTTTGTCACCATTGACTGCAGTTGGGCACATCATAAAAATTACCCCATCTGGCCTCAGGTGGATATGGAAATTATCGGGACAAAGGGTGTGCTGGAGGTAAAGGCCTTCGGACAGGTCAACCACATCGTGGATGAAGCAGGTGACATCATCGAGGACGTGATATGGAATGAAGGTGGTGACGAGGGATTGATACGTGAGTTCGTGGAGGTCTTAAGAACCGGGAAAGAACCACTGGCGTCAGGAAAAGACGGAGCCAGGGCCTTAGAGGTGGCTGTAGCCGCCTACCAGTCCACGGACAGCCATATAACCACCAGAGTGGAACATATTGAATTTGACAGATAGAGAGAGGCTTAGAAGAATGAAGGCAGGAATTATTGGCTGCGGGAAAATCTTTCCTATGCACGCGGTTTCAATCAAAAAGCAGCCATGCGTACAGCTTGTGGCAGTATGCGACAGTAACAGAGAACTTGCAGAGAAGACGGGAAAGCAGTACGGATGCAGCTACTATACGGAATACCGGGAAATGATAGCAAAGGAGGAGCTTGATGCGGTACATATCTGTACCCCTCACTATCTTCATGCGGAAATGGCTGTCTATGCCTTGGAGCATGGAATCAATGTATTAACAGAAAAGCCCATGGCCATTGAACTGGAGGATGCAAAACGGATGGAAGCGGCGGCTGAAAAAAACGAACGGGTTTTAGTGGTTAGCTTTCAAAACCGTTATAATCCAGGCTCGCTTCTGATTAAAAAGACATTGGAATCGGGAGGACTGGGAAGTATTATTTCCGCTAAGGCTTCCGTAACCTGGAACCGGTCTGATGAGTATTATTCCAGGAGTAACTGGAAGGGGACATGGGAGAAGGAGGGCGGTGGTGTGATCATTGATCAGGCTATTCACACGCTGGATCTTATGAACTGGTTTATTGATTCTGAGATTCAGTGGGTTGATGCCACCATCAGCAGCAGGGCCCATAAGACCATAAGGGTGGAAGATTGCGCGGAAGGGCTAATCCATTATAAAAGCGGGATTAATGCCAGCTTTTATGCAATGAATTATTATACTTATGATGCGCCAGTGGAGATTGAGCTGCACTGCGAAAAGGGTATGGTGAATCTGACCGGAGAGAAGGCGGTGATTGTTTTTCATGATGGACGGCAGGTGGTAGCGGACAGGAACCCCATGGAAACCTTTGACTTTGGAAATGTAAAGCAGTACTGGGGTGTGGGGCATATGAAAGAGATTCAGAATTTTTATTCCTGCCTGGCAGAGGGGAAGATACCGCGTAATACATCAAGAGAGGTGATGGCGGCGCAGGAGCTGGTGTGTGCAATTTATAAAAGTGGGAAAGAAGGAAGACGGGTTTTATGTTGAAGAAAAGGGAGACTGGAAAATCTCCCTTTTCTTTTATTATTTTCACTCGATATACAGGCAAAGACAGATTTATCTTTTAGCAGTTAAAGACAATGTAAGATAATTATGATATGATATCAATAAATAATTAGGGGGAGGAAACAAAAATGAAAACAATAGGACTGATTGGCGGAATGAGTTGGGAAAGCACGGTTACTTACTATAAAATTGTAAATGAAACAGTGAAAAATGAGCTGGGAGGATTACATTCAGCAAACGTGCTTTTATATAGTGTGGATTTTTCTGAAATTGAGAAGTGCCAGGCAGACGGTGACTGGGATAAAAGTGCTGCTATTTTATCAGCAGCAGCTAAAAATCTTGAAAAAGCAGGGGCGGAGTTTATTGTGATCTGTACAAATACGATGCACAAGGTAGTTCCCCAGATCCAAAGCAGCATTACGATTCCTGTTATTCATATAGCGGAGGCAACGGCAAATGAATTAAAATATCATAACATTACAAAAGTCGCATTGTTGGGTACAAAATATACCATGACTCAGGATTTTTATAAAGATAAGTTAATTAATGCAGGAATTACAGTTCTTATCCCAGATGAAGAGGAAATTGAAATTGTGAATGATGTGATTTACAATGAATTGTGTCTGGGAATTATTTCAGAGGCATCGAAAGAAAAATACCTCAGCATTATTCGCGGCCTTGCAGAACAAGGTGCACAGGGAGTTATTCTCGGCTGTACAGAAATCGGCCTGCTGATACAGCAAAAGGATTTGGAATTGCCTGTTTTTGATACTGCACAAATTCATGCTGTAAGGGCTGCAAAGCTATCCATTGAAAAATAAATGCCGATATAAGGAGGTAATTATAAATGGATTTTGCAGTACTATCAGATATACATGGCAACTACATTGCTTTGGAAAAATGCGTGGAATACGCATTGTCTAGAGGCGTAAAAGCCTTTGCTTTTTTAGGAGATTATGTTGGTGAACTGGCATATCCTGAAAAGACAATGAAAATGATTTTTGAAATGGCTGAGAAGTACAACTGCTATTTCATCAGAGGAAATAAAGAAGATTATTGGATAGATTATTATAATAACGGTGAACTTGGCTGGAAAGATAAAGATTCCACAACAGGGTCTTTGCTGTATTCTATGATAGTATGCGGGCATACTCACATTCAGACCAAATTTGAAATTAACGGAAAAACGGTACTAAATGCTGGATCAGTCGGAGTTCCTTTGTTTAGTAATAGAAAATCTCAATTTTTGATTTTACATCAAACAGGCAAACAATGGAAAGAAGAATTTATTAGTATTGAATATGATGTAGAAAAGGTAATAGAGGAATTACATACATCAGGACTTAACAAATATGCACCATACTGGTGCATTGTAACAGAAAACTTATTACGAAACGGTAATATATCGCCTGGCACAGTATTGAAAAGGGCTATGGCATTATGTAAAGCTGAAACCGGTACTTGCATATGGCCAGATATTCCCGAACAGTATTGGAGACAAGCAGTAGAAGAGATTTTGGTAAATAAGCAAATTAAAGTCTGATTCAATCATCAGGCAGTGAACGATTCTATTATATATAGTTAGAAAGTTGAGGGAGGAAAATATGGATATACAGATAGTATATGAAGCTCCAAAAGCCCAGGATTACATAAGTCTTCGGTTACGTGCGGGAATGAGTAATAAAGATTTGGAAAGAAGCAAAATTGCTTTAAAGAATTCTCTGTTTGCTGTATCTCTGTATGATAAAGAAAAACTGATCGGTTTTGGCAGGGTAGTTGGGGATGGAGGCATCACCTACGTTGTAAGTGATATAATGGTTGATGGAGAATACCGGCGGAGAGGTTATGCGGAACAAATCATGCAGGCCATTGACCGTTACTTTGATGAGAACACACATGAGGACAGCTATATTTGCCTGATAGCGAATTGCCCTGCTGACCAGCTGTACAATAAGCATAGATTTGAATACTTGCCGGATAACAGATGTGGAATGCTTCGAAATCAGAGTAAAGAGAACAGTTATCGGTGTATTTAAAGTGGAAGTAAAAACTCTTTCCTGTAAAGAGCACTTATAATATTTCTGCCCCGGATTCACAAAATAGAAATACGACAGGAGAATCTTTTAATGGAATTTAGACAACTAACAGATTGCGTGTTTTGCAGCATGTTTGATAAAGCGGCCGACACAAGTGGTAACCTCCGATCTTTCTTTTGGCGAATCCATGGAAATTGATCTGGGGGATATAACTGCGGAACTTTATCATGTGGAATCTCCTCATAGTGAGGATTGTGTCTGTATCCTGATACGTCAGGAAAGAGTATTATTCATCGGAGATGCGGTTGGGGTTGATTATTATAACAACTGCTTCTTAGATAAAGAGAAACTTCGTTCATTAATTACATCGATAGAAGGATTTGATTTTGATATTTGTGTCATGGGACATGCCGAACCAATGAGTAAGGATAATATCCTCCATATCATGCATTCTCTTTTGGAACGCCAGGAGAACGTATAATAATCAAAGGCTGCATAATTATAACTTATGCAGCCTTTTTTATGGAATGTAAAGTTTATTTAAGAAAATCGTTGCTTTGCGAGAGTTTGTTTTCATGGTATATTTAAAACCAGAAAGTAAAAAATAACAATGATCATTAAAATTACTTGATACAAATAAAAACAGGAGGTTTTACTATGCTAGGTCATTATTTGATGTTTAATAGAAACTGCGAAGAGGCAATTAAAACTTATGAAAAAGCATTTAACGGTACGATTACTGAGATGCGGAAATATAGTGATATGCCGCCAAACCCCGCTTTCCCTATTCCCGAAGAAAACAAAAATCTGGTTCTTCATGCCCGTCTTCAGATTGAAGGCACGGAAATTATGTGTGCCGATAGTTCTGAGAAAAACACAAATGGCAATAATATGTATGTTTCCATTACAACCAAGGATGAGGTGCTTGTGAAAGCTGCCTGGGATCTTTTAAAACAGGAAGGTAAGATCTATATGGATCTTATCCCATCATTTTTTGCAACATTACATGGATCCTTACAGGATAAATATGGCGTCAACTGGATGTTTACGGCTTTAAAATAGATACTGGATGCAGCGGCAAGGAATTGTCAAATGAAAATTCTTAAGATAGGGAACACCAGGAGAACCATTGACTTTCATAAGGGAGAGGAAGTGGACGAGGAGGCGTTTCAGGAATTCTATACTGATTTAATGAAAATAAAGGAGATCGTTTATAAAGATGAAAAATAAGATATCAGCAATTTTTATATTTGCGGCCATGGTTATGGTTTTAGTAACCGGATGCAAAAAGACAGAGGGCGGAGGTAATATGCCGGAAGCTTTGAAAGGAGATTTAACCTCAATTATTGGTACAATATACGAGAAAGCTAAGGTTGATTTAAGGCTGGAAAACACACCCATTGATTTAACAAATAAGGATATGGTGAAATATAACATGGGCCTTGATGATGCTTCTAAAGTGAAGGAAGCCGTTGTATCCGAGGCGATGATCGGTTCACAGGCCTATTCCCTGGTACTTGCCCGTGTAAATAATGTATCCGATGCAGAAGCAGTTGCAAAGGATATGCTTAATGGGATTGATCCGAGGAAGTGGATTTGTGTTATGGCAGATGACCTTCAGATTGTTACCTACAATGATTTGATAATGCTTGTTATGGTTGATTCCAATTTAAAGGATGCTGTAACCTCCCAACAGGTTG encodes the following:
- a CDS encoding Gfo/Idh/MocA family protein translates to MKNIKIGVISFEHMHAVSYTKALLALPGVELLGIADEDEFRGTKMAYEFNTKYFKDYHDLLNEAVDGVIICTNNKMHCQVSVDAARKGKHILVEKPFALTAAEAKQMVKAADEAGVRIMNAFPMRFNPNITAAREIVERGEIGDILSITGINHGKIPSGWFLNKELSGGGGVMDHTVHLADLIRWFTNSEYRSVYCESGNLIHNRQIDDCGIVMAEMESGAFVTIDCSWAHHKNYPIWPQVDMEIIGTKGVLEVKAFGQVNHIVDEAGDIIEDVIWNEGGDEGLIREFVEVLRTGKEPLASGKDGARALEVAVAAYQSTDSHITTRVEHIEFDR
- a CDS encoding Gfo/Idh/MocA family protein encodes the protein MKAGIIGCGKIFPMHAVSIKKQPCVQLVAVCDSNRELAEKTGKQYGCSYYTEYREMIAKEELDAVHICTPHYLHAEMAVYALEHGINVLTEKPMAIELEDAKRMEAAAEKNERVLVVSFQNRYNPGSLLIKKTLESGGLGSIISAKASVTWNRSDEYYSRSNWKGTWEKEGGGVIIDQAIHTLDLMNWFIDSEIQWVDATISSRAHKTIRVEDCAEGLIHYKSGINASFYAMNYYTYDAPVEIELHCEKGMVNLTGEKAVIVFHDGRQVVADRNPMETFDFGNVKQYWGVGHMKEIQNFYSCLAEGKIPRNTSREVMAAQELVCAIYKSGKEGRRVLC
- a CDS encoding aspartate/glutamate racemase family protein codes for the protein MKTIGLIGGMSWESTVTYYKIVNETVKNELGGLHSANVLLYSVDFSEIEKCQADGDWDKSAAILSAAAKNLEKAGAEFIVICTNTMHKVVPQIQSSITIPVIHIAEATANELKYHNITKVALLGTKYTMTQDFYKDKLINAGITVLIPDEEEIEIVNDVIYNELCLGIISEASKEKYLSIIRGLAEQGAQGVILGCTEIGLLIQQKDLELPVFDTAQIHAVRAAKLSIEK
- a CDS encoding metallophosphoesterase family protein; this translates as MDFAVLSDIHGNYIALEKCVEYALSRGVKAFAFLGDYVGELAYPEKTMKMIFEMAEKYNCYFIRGNKEDYWIDYYNNGELGWKDKDSTTGSLLYSMIVCGHTHIQTKFEINGKTVLNAGSVGVPLFSNRKSQFLILHQTGKQWKEEFISIEYDVEKVIEELHTSGLNKYAPYWCIVTENLLRNGNISPGTVLKRAMALCKAETGTCIWPDIPEQYWRQAVEEILVNKQIKV
- a CDS encoding GNAT family N-acetyltransferase — protein: MDIQIVYEAPKAQDYISLRLRAGMSNKDLERSKIALKNSLFAVSLYDKEKLIGFGRVVGDGGITYVVSDIMVDGEYRRRGYAEQIMQAIDRYFDENTHEDSYICLIANCPADQLYNKHRFEYLPDNRCGMLRNQSKENSYRCI
- a CDS encoding MBL fold metallo-hydrolase, whose translation is MEIDLGDITAELYHVESPHSEDCVCILIRQERVLFIGDAVGVDYYNNCFLDKEKLRSLITSIEGFDFDICVMGHAEPMSKDNILHIMHSLLERQENV
- a CDS encoding VOC family protein; translation: MLGHYLMFNRNCEEAIKTYEKAFNGTITEMRKYSDMPPNPAFPIPEENKNLVLHARLQIEGTEIMCADSSEKNTNGNNMYVSITTKDEVLVKAAWDLLKQEGKIYMDLIPSFFATLHGSLQDKYGVNWMFTALK